Proteins encoded by one window of Xiphophorus couchianus chromosome 13, X_couchianus-1.0, whole genome shotgun sequence:
- the efna1a gene encoding ephrin-A1a isoform X2, whose protein sequence is MDLIWIAGFVASFCAWFASAERHSVYWNSTNPKFQRDDYAVEVKLNDYLDIVCPHYPLGEVPQVDAERYVLYMVEREDYVSCKPQSYDQMRWECSHPFAPHAPEKFSEKFQRFTPFTFGKEFRQGESYYYISKPLHHHGKECLKLRVDVIAADGSQEARVANKGTGGGGVGAGGGVHNPSNKPADDPVAVLPNVQSVHSAAASTSLSVVSLLVPLLLLLH, encoded by the exons ATGGATTTAATTTGGATTGCGGGCTTCGTTGCGAGCTTCTGCGCCTGGTTTGCCTCGGCGGAGCGGCACAGCGTCTACTGGAACAGCACCAACCCAAA GTTTCAACGGGACGACTATGCCGTGGAGGTGAAGCTCAATGACTACCTGGACATTGTTTGCCCTCACTACCCTCTGGGCGAGGTGCCGCAGGTGGACGCCGAGCGGTATGTGCTGTACATGGTGGAGCGTGAAGATTACGTGTCCTGCAAGCCCCAGTCATACGACCAGATGCGCTGGGAGTGCAGCCATCCATTTGCTCCTCACGCTCCAGAGAAGTTCTCCGAAAAGTTCCAGCGTTTTACTCCATTCACGTTTGGGAAGGAGTTTCGTCAGGGAGAAAGCTACTATTATATCT CCAAACCTTTGCACCACCACGGCAAAGAGTGTCTTAAGCTGCGGGTGGACGTCATTGCAGCTGATG GCTCCCAGGAGGCCAGAGTTGCCAACAAAGGTACAGGCGGGGGTGGAGTTGGAGCAGGGGGTGGTGTTCACAACCCTTCCAACAAACCTGCAG ATGACCCAGTTGCAGTCCTTCCAAATGTCCAAAGTGTCCACTCTGCAGCTGCGTCTACGTCGCTCTCAGTCGTCTCATTGCTAGTCCCTTTACTACTTTTGTTACACTGA
- the efna1a gene encoding ephrin-A1a isoform X1: protein MDLIWIAGFVASFCAWFASAERHSVYWNSTNPKFQRDDYAVEVKLNDYLDIVCPHYPLGEVPQVDAERYVLYMVEREDYVSCKPQSYDQMRWECSHPFAPHAPEKFSEKFQRFTPFTFGKEFRQGESYYYISKPLHHHGKECLKLRVDVIAADGSQEARVANKGTGGGGVGAGGGVHNPSNKPAADDPVAVLPNVQSVHSAAASTSLSVVSLLVPLLLLLH from the exons ATGGATTTAATTTGGATTGCGGGCTTCGTTGCGAGCTTCTGCGCCTGGTTTGCCTCGGCGGAGCGGCACAGCGTCTACTGGAACAGCACCAACCCAAA GTTTCAACGGGACGACTATGCCGTGGAGGTGAAGCTCAATGACTACCTGGACATTGTTTGCCCTCACTACCCTCTGGGCGAGGTGCCGCAGGTGGACGCCGAGCGGTATGTGCTGTACATGGTGGAGCGTGAAGATTACGTGTCCTGCAAGCCCCAGTCATACGACCAGATGCGCTGGGAGTGCAGCCATCCATTTGCTCCTCACGCTCCAGAGAAGTTCTCCGAAAAGTTCCAGCGTTTTACTCCATTCACGTTTGGGAAGGAGTTTCGTCAGGGAGAAAGCTACTATTATATCT CCAAACCTTTGCACCACCACGGCAAAGAGTGTCTTAAGCTGCGGGTGGACGTCATTGCAGCTGATG GCTCCCAGGAGGCCAGAGTTGCCAACAAAGGTACAGGCGGGGGTGGAGTTGGAGCAGGGGGTGGTGTTCACAACCCTTCCAACAAACCTGCAG CAGATGACCCAGTTGCAGTCCTTCCAAATGTCCAAAGTGTCCACTCTGCAGCTGCGTCTACGTCGCTCTCAGTCGTCTCATTGCTAGTCCCTTTACTACTTTTGTTACACTGA